A stretch of the Rhizobium sullae genome encodes the following:
- a CDS encoding TRAP transporter large permease, with amino-acid sequence MFAFFAENLAPIMFLSLIVVLLLGYPVAFALAFVGFVFGFIGIEMGLLPINLFGAIPDRIFGQMSNETLLAIPFFTFMGLILERSGMAEDLLDTIGQLFGPVRGGLAFAVIFVGAILAATTGVVAASVISMGLISLPIMLRYGYDRRVAAGTIAASGTLAQIIPPSLVLIILADQLGRSVGDMYKGALVPGLLLVAVYSGYIILMSFLRPASVPALPAEARLLRGWKLAGRVVTSLVPPLVLIFLVLGTIFIGLATPTEGGAMGAVGALVLAAFNRRLDLKMITAALYSTAKLSSFVIFILLGARVFSLTFYGVNGHVWVEHLMTSIPGGEVGFLIVANLLVFFLAFFLDYFELAFIIIPLLAPVADSLGIDLIWFGVMLAINMQTSFMHPPFGFSLFYLRSVAPSRAYKDRISGATIQPVTSGQIYMGALPFLGIQLATVIVVIAFPQLVTHYKSGQVTVDPSTIQLNVPMPGAGGENPFGTPAQPFGAPEPSNGAPAAPGFGAPAPDFGSPTPSFGAPPSEPAK; translated from the coding sequence ATGTTTGCTTTCTTCGCGGAAAATCTCGCGCCCATCATGTTCCTGTCGTTGATCGTGGTGCTTCTGCTCGGCTATCCGGTGGCGTTTGCGCTGGCTTTCGTCGGCTTCGTGTTCGGTTTCATCGGTATCGAGATGGGCCTGCTGCCGATCAATCTTTTCGGAGCGATTCCGGACCGAATCTTCGGGCAGATGTCCAACGAGACGCTGCTTGCCATCCCCTTCTTCACGTTCATGGGATTGATCCTCGAGCGAAGCGGCATGGCCGAGGATCTGCTGGACACGATCGGCCAGCTCTTCGGACCAGTGCGCGGCGGCCTGGCGTTTGCCGTCATCTTCGTCGGCGCCATCCTTGCCGCAACGACCGGCGTGGTCGCAGCCTCCGTTATCTCGATGGGTTTGATCTCGCTGCCCATCATGCTTCGTTACGGCTATGATCGCCGCGTTGCCGCCGGCACCATCGCGGCATCGGGGACGCTGGCGCAGATCATTCCGCCAAGCCTCGTCCTGATTATCCTCGCAGACCAGCTCGGCCGGTCTGTCGGCGACATGTACAAGGGTGCCCTGGTGCCCGGCCTGCTGTTGGTGGCGGTCTATTCCGGCTACATCATCCTGATGTCCTTTCTGCGGCCCGCGAGCGTTCCGGCGCTACCGGCAGAAGCGCGTTTGCTGCGCGGGTGGAAGCTCGCCGGCAGAGTCGTCACATCGCTCGTGCCGCCGCTCGTACTGATCTTCCTGGTGCTCGGAACCATTTTCATCGGTCTTGCAACCCCGACCGAAGGCGGTGCGATGGGTGCCGTCGGTGCCCTGGTCCTGGCGGCATTCAATCGCCGCCTCGATCTCAAGATGATCACGGCCGCCCTTTATTCGACGGCGAAGCTCTCGTCGTTCGTGATCTTCATCCTGTTGGGCGCGCGCGTCTTTTCGCTGACGTTTTATGGAGTGAACGGTCACGTTTGGGTCGAGCATCTGATGACGTCGATACCGGGCGGCGAAGTCGGCTTCCTGATCGTCGCCAACCTGCTGGTCTTCTTTCTTGCCTTCTTCCTCGATTATTTCGAGCTCGCCTTCATCATCATTCCGCTGCTCGCACCCGTTGCCGACAGCCTCGGCATCGACCTGATCTGGTTCGGCGTGATGCTGGCGATCAACATGCAAACCTCGTTCATGCATCCGCCATTCGGCTTTTCGCTGTTCTACCTGCGGTCGGTCGCGCCGAGCCGGGCCTATAAGGACCGTATTTCAGGCGCGACGATCCAGCCGGTTACATCAGGCCAGATCTACATGGGCGCCTTGCCTTTCCTGGGGATCCAGCTTGCGACGGTCATCGTTGTGATCGCGTTCCCGCAGCTCGTCACCCACTACAAGTCCGGCCAGGTCACAGTCGATCCGTCGACCATCCAGCTGAATGTCCCGATGCCGGGTGCTGGCGGAGAGAACCCGTTTGGAACCCCCGCACAGCCATTTGGCGCTCCCGAGCCGTCAAACGGTGCGCCGGCAGCGCCGGGTTTTGGGGCACCCGCGCCGGATTTCGGATCGCCGACCCCAAGCTTCGGCGCGCCGCCGTCCGAACCCGCCAAGTAA
- a CDS encoding TRAP transporter small permease subunit, with translation MSGLLSLSRVIDAINTFLGKSVSWLLLAAVLISAINATTRKLFNLSSNAWLEAQWYLFSAAFLIAAAWTLLGSEHVKVDLVYGQLPRRAQLWIEILGTIFFLFPFCLITTYLSWPIVVSKFVSGEVSNNTGGLLLWPVWALIPAGFGLLALQGLSELIKRIAILKGDLPDAIALADAEAQIL, from the coding sequence ATGTCTGGCTTGCTGTCGCTGTCGCGCGTCATCGACGCGATCAATACGTTTTTGGGTAAATCCGTTTCCTGGCTGCTGTTGGCAGCCGTCCTGATCAGCGCGATCAATGCAACGACCCGGAAGCTGTTCAACCTCAGTTCGAATGCCTGGCTCGAGGCCCAGTGGTATCTGTTTTCTGCCGCATTCCTCATCGCTGCGGCTTGGACGCTCCTGGGGAGCGAGCATGTCAAGGTGGACCTTGTCTACGGTCAGCTACCGCGGCGAGCGCAGCTTTGGATCGAAATCCTGGGCACGATCTTCTTCCTCTTCCCGTTCTGTCTCATCACGACCTACCTGTCCTGGCCGATCGTCGTTTCGAAGTTCGTCAGCGGTGAAGTGTCGAACAATACCGGCGGCCTACTCTTATGGCCCGTATGGGCGCTCATTCCTGCCGGCTTCGGCCTGCTTGCCCTTCAGGGCCTTTCGGAACTGATCAAACGCATCGCGATCCTGAAGGGCGATCTTCCGGACGCGATCGCGCTTGCCGACGCTGAAGCACAAATTCTCTAG
- a CDS encoding response regulator — protein MSGRKSIKVLLIDNHPLVLDGLGAVLETYEHIEIVGTAGLARTGLEIAQRERPAVVLMDINMPQLSGIDAIELFKEQLPETRILMLSMHDSREYISTSVLHGASGYILKDVSTDEIIAAIEAVADGKTYFSSGVSDVLLERKEAPDAPPLTTREHDVLLLLAAGKSNRDIAQTLGISAATVETHRKNIKKKLGIATTAGLTRYAIENGLTWADS, from the coding sequence ATGAGCGGCAGGAAAAGTATCAAGGTTCTTTTGATCGATAATCACCCCTTGGTTCTCGACGGGCTAGGGGCTGTGCTGGAAACCTATGAACACATCGAAATTGTCGGCACCGCCGGATTGGCACGCACCGGACTTGAGATTGCGCAGAGGGAAAGGCCTGCCGTCGTGTTGATGGATATCAACATGCCGCAGCTGAGCGGCATCGATGCGATAGAGCTCTTCAAGGAACAATTGCCTGAGACGCGGATCCTTATGCTGTCGATGCACGACAGTCGCGAGTACATTTCCACGTCGGTATTGCACGGGGCCTCCGGCTACATTCTCAAGGATGTCTCAACCGACGAGATCATCGCGGCGATCGAAGCCGTGGCAGATGGCAAGACCTACTTCTCTTCGGGTGTCTCGGATGTTCTGCTCGAGCGAAAGGAGGCGCCGGATGCGCCTCCTCTGACGACGCGCGAGCATGATGTTTTATTGTTGCTGGCGGCAGGAAAAAGCAATCGCGATATTGCCCAGACACTGGGCATTTCGGCTGCAACAGTCGAAACGCATCGCAAGAACATAAAGAAGAAGCTCGGCATCGCGACGACGGCCGGATTGACCCGCTATGCGATCGAGAACGGATTAACCTGGGCCGACAGTTAA
- a CDS encoding cache domain-containing protein, with product MNLRHQIVALAIIPLILAILIVTAFITWQSATLVRSSIDTFERNMLKAKETELLNLTNLALSAIHDIYTAAGPDDEVAKEKVRAILTALDYGQDGYFFVYDYDGNNIVHPRQAFRPGHNWLDLTDPDGDKVIANLIQKAKEGGGLHQYKWQKPSSGEVADKLSFAVGLDKWKWMLGTGVYLDDVFAQTAAANADFRANIRKTFLIIALIAVPAVLTVFATGMLLTLRERRLADSKLKQLAQRIIDTQEEERARLARELHDGISQNLIGVRYAIDLASRKVKSQSEDAARAIDRGAEALNGAIKEVRRLSHDLRPRALDDLGLTPALKALCDNFSERTAIDTRLEALTFKNMLKPEASTALYRVAQEALNNVERHSGATRVAIKIWSVGGRVRMTISDNGNGFDENIAEGKKAFGGGLGLRNMQERLAHFGGLLLIKTTSAGTILTAMLPRSATVNRAQRKEAA from the coding sequence ATGAACCTTAGGCATCAGATTGTGGCGCTGGCCATCATCCCGTTGATCCTGGCCATCCTGATTGTCACGGCGTTCATCACGTGGCAATCGGCGACCCTCGTGCGCAGCAGTATCGACACCTTCGAGCGAAACATGCTGAAGGCCAAGGAGACGGAACTCCTCAACCTCACAAATCTTGCGCTCTCTGCGATCCACGACATCTACACTGCTGCCGGTCCGGATGACGAAGTGGCTAAGGAGAAGGTTCGCGCGATCCTGACTGCTCTCGACTATGGCCAGGATGGCTATTTCTTCGTCTATGATTACGATGGCAACAATATCGTGCATCCGCGCCAGGCGTTTCGCCCGGGCCATAATTGGCTCGACCTGACGGATCCCGATGGCGACAAGGTGATCGCCAACCTGATCCAGAAGGCCAAGGAGGGCGGGGGACTCCACCAATACAAGTGGCAGAAGCCGTCTTCCGGCGAGGTGGCCGACAAACTCTCCTTCGCCGTCGGTCTCGACAAATGGAAATGGATGCTCGGCACGGGCGTCTATCTCGATGACGTCTTTGCGCAGACCGCCGCTGCAAATGCCGATTTCCGCGCCAATATCCGCAAAACGTTTCTGATCATCGCGCTGATCGCCGTGCCGGCGGTTCTCACCGTCTTTGCCACCGGCATGCTGCTGACCTTGAGAGAACGGCGGCTCGCCGACAGCAAGCTCAAACAGCTTGCGCAGCGCATCATTGACACGCAGGAAGAGGAAAGGGCGCGCCTTGCCCGCGAACTGCATGATGGGATTTCGCAAAACCTGATCGGCGTGCGCTACGCAATCGATCTGGCGAGCCGCAAGGTCAAGAGCCAGTCCGAGGATGCGGCTCGTGCAATCGATCGGGGTGCGGAGGCGCTGAACGGCGCGATCAAGGAAGTGCGGCGCCTATCGCATGACCTGCGTCCGCGGGCGCTTGATGATCTTGGCCTGACCCCGGCGCTCAAGGCGCTTTGCGACAACTTCTCGGAGCGCACTGCCATCGACACGCGTCTTGAGGCGCTGACCTTCAAGAACATGCTGAAGCCCGAGGCGAGCACGGCGCTTTATCGTGTTGCGCAGGAAGCGTTGAACAATGTGGAGCGGCATTCTGGAGCAACGCGTGTCGCTATTAAGATTTGGAGCGTTGGCGGCCGTGTCCGCATGACGATCTCTGACAACGGCAACGGCTTCGATGAAAACATCGCAGAGGGAAAGAAAGCATTCGGCGGTGGGCTCGGGCTGCGCAACATGCAGGAGCGCCTGGCCCATTTCGGCGGCTTGCTGCTGATCAAGACAACGTCGGCTGGCACGATCCTGACAGCGATGCTTCCAAGGTCGGCCACGGTGAACCGCGCGCAACGCAAGGAAGCAGCATGA
- a CDS encoding AAA family ATPase: protein MGVKNYLIEGVSGTGKTSVATELQRRGHHLIHGDRELAYKGDPETGEPLDGSAHEYILDVPFGHKHHLWNVDKVKSLVADRSHPITFFCGGSRNFHCFIDLFDGVFVLNVDLDTLNSRLSSRGFGGKPGEREAIVRLHTTQEDTPKNAMSIDATAPLASVVNDILSKC, encoded by the coding sequence ATGGGCGTTAAGAACTATTTGATCGAAGGCGTTTCTGGGACGGGCAAGACCTCAGTCGCCACCGAGCTGCAGCGGCGCGGCCACCACCTTATCCATGGCGACCGCGAGTTGGCTTATAAAGGCGATCCAGAAACGGGTGAACCGCTGGACGGCTCTGCGCACGAGTACATTCTGGATGTGCCCTTTGGGCACAAGCACCACCTTTGGAACGTCGACAAAGTCAAATCGCTGGTCGCCGATCGAAGCCACCCGATCACCTTCTTCTGCGGCGGCTCCAGGAATTTCCATTGCTTTATTGATCTGTTTGACGGCGTTTTCGTTCTCAACGTCGATCTGGACACGCTGAACAGCCGGCTTTCCAGCAGAGGGTTTGGCGGAAAGCCAGGCGAACGAGAAGCCATTGTGCGGCTGCACACAACGCAAGAGGACACTCCGAAGAACGCGATGAGCATCGACGCCACTGCGCCGCTCGCCAGCGTTGTCAATGATATTCTCTCAAAATGCTAA
- a CDS encoding MBL fold metallo-hydrolase yields the protein MRVVDTAEVMFLVDNATDSLSSNPGFVETEFARHRRRGMRWLSGKCLCCAAHGLSCLIAARTGSASRTLLFDTGPEEWVFERNVVRLGVDLGEVGAVMLSHGHWDHGGAMPRALQMITMGNGGQPVPTYMHPDMFALRATKSSDGQFRPMELVPSVDVLSGNGADVIVTRDEQLLFDETFYVSGEIPRVTRFERGFPGQYRQTAAGSWEPDEVMPDERFVAINVAGKGQVVFTACSHAGLINVLTHAQARFPNIPLYGVFGGFHLSGVTEPIIPETVEALAQFDLQLISPGHCTGWRAVSALAAAYGDRIVPCAVGKTFML from the coding sequence ATGAGAGTCGTTGACACGGCAGAAGTCATGTTTCTGGTCGACAACGCGACCGACAGTCTCTCGTCGAATCCTGGTTTCGTCGAGACCGAGTTCGCCCGCCATCGCCGTCGTGGGATGCGATGGCTGTCCGGGAAATGCCTGTGCTGCGCCGCGCATGGGCTTTCCTGCTTGATCGCCGCCCGGACCGGATCCGCCAGCCGCACGCTCCTGTTCGACACCGGGCCCGAGGAATGGGTGTTTGAGCGCAACGTGGTCAGGCTCGGCGTCGATCTCGGGGAAGTTGGCGCGGTGATGCTGTCGCATGGTCACTGGGATCATGGGGGAGCAATGCCGCGCGCCCTCCAGATGATCACGATGGGCAATGGTGGGCAGCCCGTCCCGACCTACATGCATCCCGATATGTTCGCTTTGCGCGCGACCAAATCCAGCGATGGGCAATTTCGACCGATGGAGCTGGTGCCAAGCGTGGATGTCCTGTCCGGAAACGGCGCCGATGTCATCGTTACCCGAGACGAGCAGCTACTTTTTGACGAGACGTTCTATGTGAGCGGCGAAATCCCTCGCGTGACCCGGTTCGAACGCGGTTTTCCCGGCCAATATCGCCAAACCGCGGCAGGCAGTTGGGAGCCGGACGAGGTAATGCCGGACGAGCGTTTCGTGGCGATCAACGTGGCCGGCAAGGGGCAAGTCGTCTTCACCGCCTGCTCGCACGCCGGCCTGATCAACGTTCTGACGCACGCCCAGGCACGGTTTCCGAATATCCCGCTCTATGGCGTGTTTGGCGGCTTCCACCTCTCTGGTGTCACCGAGCCAATAATCCCGGAGACGGTCGAAGCGCTGGCGCAGTTTGACCTGCAATTGATATCACCCGGGCACTGCACGGGTTGGCGCGCCGTGAGCGCACTTGCGGCTGCCTATGGCGATAGGATCGTTCCATGCGCGGTCGGCAAGACGTTCATGCTTTGA
- a CDS encoding DUF6088 family protein, which yields MEEVKSIISQRLRRAPAGKIVTPKEFLSFGSRTAVDKTFSRLAAAGKIIRVARGMYVAPQESEFGTYPPSAEKVVSSYGKITGERIVPSGARAANNLGLTTQVPVEELFLTTGKARTLMLGRRKVFLKHAPSWQTAMPNSKAGEAIRAIAHMGPQRAASFAKAVRSKLTTREWEQVSKMKPSVPAWMVNAINEAELAN from the coding sequence ATGGAAGAAGTGAAGAGCATTATCAGCCAACGGCTTCGCCGGGCACCTGCAGGCAAGATTGTGACCCCGAAGGAGTTCCTTTCCTTCGGGTCTCGAACTGCTGTTGACAAGACATTCAGTCGGCTTGCGGCAGCCGGGAAGATTATCCGTGTAGCGCGAGGAATGTATGTAGCCCCTCAGGAAAGCGAGTTCGGCACTTACCCGCCGTCTGCCGAAAAAGTCGTCAGCTCGTACGGGAAAATCACTGGCGAGAGGATCGTCCCCAGCGGAGCGAGGGCGGCCAATAATCTAGGCCTGACCACACAAGTACCTGTGGAAGAGCTTTTCCTCACAACCGGAAAGGCAAGGACTCTGATGCTCGGACGCAGGAAGGTCTTCCTGAAACATGCCCCTTCCTGGCAGACGGCAATGCCGAACTCTAAGGCAGGTGAAGCTATCAGGGCGATTGCACACATGGGCCCGCAGCGCGCAGCGTCCTTCGCAAAAGCGGTACGCAGCAAGCTGACCACCAGGGAGTGGGAGCAGGTTTCCAAGATGAAGCCAAGCGTTCCTGCCTGGATGGTAAATGCAATCAACGAGGCGGAACTTGCCAACTAA
- a CDS encoding nucleotidyl transferase AbiEii/AbiGii toxin family protein, producing the protein MVVWVLNAVFRSNFGEALSFKGGTSLSKAYGLIDRFSEDVDLTYDIRRFLPGMNFDEDGIPPSRSQQSKLTKAVREKLPEWIRNDLSPVLEEAIAKDGLRAKLVQTTEETLNVDFESHFSGHSYVRSSVLLEFGARSTGEPTISKNIECYAQHTIPKVAFPTATVRTMRVERTFWEKATAAHVYSLQENLKKDRFSRHWHDLHYIFKSPHWEVVRNDKEIAKKVAVHKSFFFAEKDKGGAFINYKAAVEGNIRIIPDGSALKELRDDYRMMQVSQIVREGAPSFDEILESCAVMERELNI; encoded by the coding sequence ATGGTCGTATGGGTTCTCAACGCCGTTTTCAGGTCGAACTTCGGTGAGGCGCTGTCATTCAAGGGCGGCACGTCGCTGTCAAAGGCATACGGTTTGATTGACAGATTTTCGGAAGATGTGGATTTAACCTATGACATCCGGCGCTTCCTTCCGGGGATGAATTTCGACGAGGATGGGATTCCGCCGAGCAGGAGTCAGCAGAGCAAGCTGACAAAGGCGGTGCGCGAGAAGCTCCCGGAGTGGATTCGCAATGACCTGTCGCCTGTCCTTGAAGAAGCTATAGCGAAGGACGGGCTTCGCGCCAAGCTTGTGCAGACGACCGAGGAGACTCTCAATGTGGATTTCGAAAGCCATTTCTCGGGCCACAGCTACGTCCGTTCATCGGTGCTTCTGGAATTTGGCGCTCGCTCTACCGGCGAGCCAACAATTTCGAAGAATATCGAGTGTTATGCTCAGCACACAATTCCCAAAGTGGCCTTTCCGACCGCCACTGTGCGGACCATGAGGGTCGAGCGGACGTTCTGGGAGAAGGCAACAGCAGCGCACGTCTACAGTTTGCAGGAGAACCTAAAGAAGGACAGGTTCTCGCGCCATTGGCACGACCTCCACTACATCTTCAAGTCTCCCCACTGGGAGGTTGTTCGAAACGACAAGGAGATCGCAAAGAAGGTTGCGGTACATAAATCGTTCTTCTTCGCCGAAAAGGACAAGGGCGGGGCCTTTATTAATTATAAGGCGGCCGTGGAGGGCAATATTAGGATCATTCCCGACGGTTCAGCTCTCAAAGAGCTTCGCGACGACTACAGAATGATGCAGGTGAGCCAGATCGTTCGCGAAGGTGCGCCGTCTTTTGACGAAATTCTCGAAAGCTGTGCCGTGATGGAGCGCGAGCTAAACATTTAA
- a CDS encoding helix-turn-helix domain-containing protein, which translates to MPIDPLIGSGSVRSRREHISTREALRWHDSSFVFETADWRSEETELEWAADYHLFILTNYGSTRVTQVRGAGQLAFEGRDKPGALSFVPAGVDRRCSYKSADLNYSALWLKPDLLKEWYLPLPPDRLTINGHDPVIAAIMVALRDETLSGEIPDLAYVEQAARMMMHRLSHLDRQSRPDAGRLSRRVLSAVDDYIRSHIGRNISLSDLSLVTGIPVDTFARRFKATTGYTPYAWILEMRVRCLTDRLREKDVDLGSLSAELGFSSQSHMTNTFRRMRGITPSRYRRQFLSDS; encoded by the coding sequence TTGCCAATCGACCCCCTGATAGGCAGCGGAAGCGTGAGGAGCCGGCGCGAGCATATCAGCACCCGCGAGGCATTACGCTGGCACGACAGTAGTTTCGTCTTCGAGACCGCCGATTGGCGGAGCGAGGAAACCGAACTCGAATGGGCTGCGGACTACCATCTGTTTATTCTTACGAATTACGGGTCGACGAGGGTCACGCAGGTGCGTGGTGCAGGACAGCTTGCGTTCGAAGGCCGGGACAAGCCCGGCGCCCTATCCTTCGTTCCAGCAGGCGTCGATCGCCGATGCAGCTATAAGTCAGCCGATCTCAATTATTCCGCTCTGTGGCTGAAGCCCGATCTCTTGAAAGAATGGTACCTGCCTCTACCGCCCGACAGGCTGACCATCAATGGTCACGATCCGGTGATCGCTGCGATCATGGTGGCCTTGCGCGATGAAACGCTGAGCGGCGAAATACCTGATTTAGCCTATGTCGAACAGGCCGCGCGGATGATGATGCACCGGCTGTCGCATCTCGACCGACAAAGCCGTCCCGATGCCGGGAGGCTTTCACGGCGGGTGCTTTCCGCCGTCGATGATTATATCCGCTCCCATATCGGCCGGAACATCTCCTTGTCCGACCTGTCCCTAGTGACTGGCATTCCGGTTGATACCTTCGCCCGGCGGTTCAAGGCGACAACCGGTTACACACCCTATGCCTGGATCCTGGAAATGCGCGTGAGATGCCTGACAGACCGGCTGCGCGAAAAGGACGTCGATCTCGGCTCCCTTTCGGCGGAGCTTGGCTTCTCGAGCCAGAGCCATATGACCAATACCTTCCGCCGGATGCGGGGAATCACCCCATCCCGCTATCGCCGTCAATTTCTGTCGGATTCGTGA
- a CDS encoding 2Fe-2S iron-sulfur cluster-binding protein, whose amino-acid sequence MTPKCPADHPAVLETTRRDLLLASGAAAVATAFPPGVNQLHAQEASQAFEPIPLRLSVNANPVELTVDPRMSLLDMLREELGLTGTKKGCDHGQCGACTILLNGRRVNACLTLAVMHEGDEVRTIEGVGEPGKLHPLQMAFVARDGYQCGYCTPGQICSALGMIEEAKQGWPSHVSADVAQRDIALTEAEIRERMSGNICRCAAYPNIVAAIRDVAVEA is encoded by the coding sequence ATGACGCCGAAGTGCCCAGCAGATCACCCTGCTGTTTTGGAGACGACCCGCCGGGATCTGCTTCTGGCGAGCGGTGCGGCTGCCGTTGCCACTGCCTTTCCACCTGGAGTGAACCAGCTTCATGCGCAGGAGGCATCGCAGGCGTTTGAACCCATACCGCTCAGGCTGTCGGTCAACGCCAATCCCGTTGAACTGACTGTCGATCCGCGCATGAGCCTTCTCGACATGCTGCGGGAAGAGCTCGGCCTGACCGGGACCAAGAAAGGCTGCGACCATGGCCAATGCGGCGCCTGTACGATTCTTCTCAACGGCCGCCGCGTTAACGCATGCCTGACGCTTGCCGTCATGCATGAAGGCGACGAGGTTCGAACGATCGAGGGGGTCGGCGAACCGGGCAAGCTGCATCCTCTGCAGATGGCTTTCGTGGCGCGCGACGGCTACCAATGCGGCTATTGCACGCCCGGCCAGATCTGCTCGGCGCTCGGCATGATCGAGGAGGCAAAGCAGGGCTGGCCGAGCCACGTCAGCGCCGATGTCGCACAGCGCGATATTGCACTCACTGAAGCCGAGATCCGCGAACGCATGAGCGGCAATATCTGTCGCTGCGCCGCCTACCCCAACATCGTCGCGGCCATTCGCGACGTGGCAGTGGAGGCTTGA
- a CDS encoding FAD binding domain-containing protein has product MRAFTYERAADVAAACASVAGDPDARFISGGTNLLDLMKLGVERPAHIVDISRLDLKDITQTPDGGLKIGAQALNSDVAANRRVRERYPLLAQALLTGASGQIRNKATTGGNLLQRTRCPYFYDTRMSCNKRSPGAGCAALEGLNRNHAILGASQSCIATHPSDMAVALTALGASIEIAGNRTERRTLPVGDLHRLPGQTPDVENNLEHGEMITAVMLPPPPAGRQLYRKVRDRASYAFALVSVAAIVATQDNRIASGRIALGGVAPKPWRTEEAEKTMGGQPLTKETYDSAAGVLLQGAQGYGHNDFKIELARRTLRQTLAASVGQA; this is encoded by the coding sequence ATGCGAGCCTTTACCTACGAACGCGCGGCTGACGTCGCCGCCGCCTGCGCGTCGGTGGCTGGCGATCCCGACGCCAGGTTCATCAGCGGTGGAACCAACCTGCTGGATCTTATGAAACTCGGCGTCGAGCGGCCCGCTCATATCGTCGATATCAGCCGTCTGGACCTGAAGGATATTACGCAGACGCCGGACGGCGGTCTGAAGATCGGTGCGCAGGCGTTAAACAGCGATGTTGCCGCCAACCGGCGCGTGCGGGAGCGCTATCCACTGCTTGCCCAGGCATTGCTTACGGGTGCCTCCGGCCAGATCCGCAACAAAGCGACGACCGGCGGCAATCTTCTCCAGCGCACCCGCTGCCCCTATTTCTATGACACGCGGATGTCCTGCAATAAAAGGTCCCCCGGGGCAGGCTGCGCTGCGCTTGAAGGCCTGAACCGCAACCATGCCATACTGGGCGCCAGCCAGTCCTGCATCGCCACGCATCCCTCCGACATGGCCGTTGCCCTGACAGCGCTCGGAGCCAGCATCGAAATCGCCGGCAACCGAACGGAGCGGCGGACCTTGCCTGTCGGCGATCTTCATCGCCTCCCCGGCCAGACCCCTGATGTTGAGAACAACCTTGAGCACGGCGAAATGATCACCGCCGTGATGCTTCCGCCGCCGCCTGCGGGCCGTCAGCTCTACCGGAAAGTGCGCGACCGTGCGTCCTATGCCTTCGCTTTGGTTTCTGTCGCGGCCATTGTGGCCACCCAGGACAATCGGATTGCCTCCGGACGCATCGCACTGGGCGGCGTTGCACCAAAACCCTGGCGGACAGAAGAGGCGGAAAAAACCATGGGCGGCCAGCCGCTTACGAAGGAAACTTACGATTCCGCAGCAGGTGTCCTGCTTCAGGGCGCACAGGGCTACGGACACAATGATTTCAAGATCGAACTGGCCAGGCGAACGCTGCGCCAGACCCTGGCGGCTTCAGTCGGTCAAGCTTGA